The following coding sequences lie in one Mycobacterium gordonae genomic window:
- the mbtD gene encoding mycobactin polyketide synthase MbtD — translation MAPGRLPDGRVPVLLSAHEDELIAQDAAAILRFVKQVGAIPDIPGAVATTLLRTRRVRRHRALIRAADRTELEDGLRALAQGDDHPLVARSTEKPASKTAFVFPGQGREWPSMGAEAYEGIPAYRGQAQQCAQAFTAAGLPSPLRYLRCDRSRDFSQTEVQAAHFTHAVSLAQVWRSGGVAPEITIGHSLGEVAAAYVAGVISLPAAVGVVGARAAVVGRLPGRYGMAALGVGADQAKALIAETPGWLEISVLNSASSSVVSGDRAAVAACVRLAEQRGVFARQLAVDFPAHTSRLETLRTSFGDLLPVATFRDGAVDFVSSAHGDVVGADADFNSYWYENLRNTVRFGAAVNCAAQRGAGTYIEMSAHPSLLYAIGELAEDALVVGSGSRDEPIADRLSAGIATVGVHDARFRRPDPQGSAGPPLLWGFPPAPMRGLHLWATAEPVTPAPAAHPRVFHEQWESRPPTRDDGGFPPSGALVIEPPGDANDAVAQLLTDAAAAQHQFRLTGREEAEVAVIVAPAIAQADVGEAADQLARGAGMIEYRRLIGPNCRRVWLVTTGAEQVHRDDPRGLPGQAALTAMHRSVGFEFPDVTFAHLDLPSAGADIHTARCCVDQLMSPDTEIALRRNGSEESLVHRFVPTLREDVAPSAPMATTARDNVVITGGNGTIGQRYARHCIAAGARRIVLLSRRGGATAELQRSAADSGTELHAPVCDITDPRAVKAAADEFAGEGATLLIHAAGAATFAPHDQLTADDLTGVLSAKITGLERMVEGWPLAASARILLCSSVSGVWGGYGHAAYAASNRLLDSLAAELRADGRDCTAVRWGLWQDTTIADGQEITRIERSGLIAMDPDAAVSLSLSQQCNDPLIVAADLARLRTFFESQGLSMPFATHVTESAAEVRPPSGASVADVVRVEIATVLSLDGPASVDLNVALVDLGADSMLALDLRDRLRRATGESIAAARLLGGMTGSDLIDALTPDRKGETPA, via the coding sequence ATGGCCCCCGGACGACTACCTGACGGCCGGGTCCCGGTGTTGCTCAGCGCTCATGAGGACGAACTGATCGCTCAGGATGCGGCGGCAATCCTGAGATTCGTGAAGCAGGTTGGCGCAATCCCTGACATCCCCGGGGCAGTGGCGACCACCTTGCTCCGTACCCGCCGTGTCCGCCGTCACCGCGCGCTCATCCGCGCCGCTGATCGGACCGAACTGGAGGACGGCCTGCGCGCGCTGGCCCAGGGAGACGACCACCCCCTGGTGGCCCGCTCTACTGAAAAGCCCGCGTCGAAAACCGCGTTCGTCTTTCCGGGGCAGGGCCGCGAATGGCCGTCGATGGGAGCCGAGGCGTACGAAGGTATTCCGGCCTACCGGGGCCAAGCGCAGCAGTGTGCGCAGGCATTCACCGCGGCGGGACTACCCTCGCCGCTGCGTTACCTGCGGTGCGACCGATCTCGCGACTTCTCGCAAACCGAGGTTCAGGCTGCACACTTCACCCACGCGGTCAGCCTGGCGCAGGTCTGGCGATCAGGTGGGGTAGCACCCGAGATCACCATCGGGCACAGCCTGGGCGAGGTGGCCGCCGCGTATGTGGCAGGCGTCATCTCGCTGCCGGCCGCGGTCGGCGTAGTCGGCGCGCGTGCTGCCGTCGTGGGCCGGCTGCCGGGCCGTTACGGTATGGCGGCCCTGGGGGTCGGCGCCGATCAGGCCAAGGCGCTGATCGCTGAAACGCCTGGGTGGCTAGAGATCTCGGTATTGAACTCCGCGTCGTCGAGCGTCGTGTCCGGAGATCGCGCCGCCGTCGCCGCGTGCGTGCGGCTGGCCGAGCAACGCGGCGTCTTCGCGCGCCAGCTGGCCGTCGATTTCCCGGCCCACACCAGCAGGCTCGAAACACTGCGCACGAGTTTCGGCGATCTCCTGCCGGTGGCCACCTTTCGGGACGGGGCGGTGGATTTCGTCAGCTCAGCCCACGGCGACGTCGTCGGCGCGGACGCCGACTTCAACAGCTACTGGTATGAGAACCTCCGCAATACGGTGCGTTTCGGCGCGGCGGTGAACTGCGCCGCACAGCGCGGGGCGGGCACGTATATCGAGATGTCGGCACACCCGTCGCTGCTGTACGCAATCGGGGAACTTGCCGAAGACGCGTTGGTGGTCGGATCGGGTAGCCGGGACGAACCGATCGCCGATCGACTGTCCGCCGGCATCGCCACGGTCGGGGTGCACGACGCGCGGTTCCGGAGGCCGGACCCGCAGGGCTCGGCGGGCCCACCGCTGTTGTGGGGCTTTCCGCCAGCGCCCATGCGGGGGCTTCACCTGTGGGCAACCGCCGAGCCGGTGACGCCCGCCCCGGCCGCACATCCGAGAGTTTTCCACGAGCAGTGGGAGTCACGTCCGCCGACCCGCGATGACGGCGGGTTCCCACCATCCGGCGCCTTGGTGATCGAACCACCCGGGGACGCCAACGATGCTGTGGCACAGCTATTGACGGACGCCGCCGCGGCGCAGCACCAGTTCCGGCTGACCGGGCGCGAGGAGGCCGAGGTGGCCGTCATCGTCGCACCGGCCATTGCGCAGGCCGACGTAGGCGAAGCGGCAGACCAGCTGGCACGTGGTGCCGGCATGATCGAATACCGCCGTCTGATCGGTCCGAACTGCCGGCGCGTCTGGTTGGTCACCACGGGCGCAGAGCAGGTGCACCGGGACGACCCGCGGGGACTGCCCGGGCAGGCGGCTCTGACGGCGATGCATCGCAGCGTCGGGTTCGAGTTTCCCGACGTCACCTTCGCCCACCTCGACCTGCCCAGCGCCGGGGCCGACATCCACACCGCTCGCTGCTGTGTCGATCAACTGATGAGCCCGGACACCGAAATCGCGCTGCGGCGCAACGGCTCTGAAGAATCGCTGGTGCACAGGTTCGTCCCCACCCTGCGGGAAGACGTGGCACCCAGCGCGCCGATGGCAACGACGGCACGGGACAACGTGGTGATCACCGGCGGCAATGGCACTATCGGCCAGCGCTACGCCCGCCACTGCATCGCCGCCGGCGCGCGCCGGATCGTCCTGCTCAGCCGCAGGGGTGGGGCCACCGCGGAGCTGCAGCGATCAGCGGCGGATTCCGGCACGGAGCTGCACGCACCGGTCTGCGATATCACCGACCCCCGCGCGGTGAAGGCAGCGGCGGACGAGTTCGCCGGAGAGGGAGCCACGCTGTTGATCCATGCGGCGGGTGCCGCGACTTTCGCCCCACATGACCAACTGACTGCCGACGACCTGACCGGGGTCTTGTCCGCCAAGATCACCGGGCTCGAGCGGATGGTCGAAGGGTGGCCCCTTGCTGCGAGTGCGCGAATCCTACTGTGCTCCTCGGTATCCGGAGTGTGGGGCGGCTACGGTCATGCCGCATACGCGGCCTCCAACCGACTGCTCGACAGCCTGGCCGCCGAGCTGCGCGCCGATGGCAGGGACTGCACCGCGGTGCGGTGGGGTCTATGGCAGGACACCACCATCGCCGACGGGCAGGAGATCACCCGCATCGAGCGCTCGGGGCTGATCGCGATGGATCCCGACGCGGCCGTCTCACTCAGCCTCAGCCAACAGTGCAACGACCCGCTGATCGTCGCCGCCGACCTGGCCCGGCTACGAACCTTCTTCGAGAGTCAAGGGCTGAGCATGCCATTTGCCACACACGTCACCGAATCTGCCGCAGAAGTGAGGCCACCGTCGGGTGCATCCGTCGCCGACGTGGTGCGTGTCGAGATCGCGACCGTGCTCAGTCTTGACGGACCGGCGTCGGTGGACCTGAACGTCGCGCTGGTTGACCTCGGTGCCGACTCCATGCTGGCGCTCGACCTGCGTGACCGGTTGCGCCGAGCAACCGGCGAATCGATCGCCGCGGCAAGACTTTTGGGCGGTATGACCGGCAGCGACCTCATCGATGCCCTGACCCCGGATAGAAAGGGTGAAACCCCCGCGTGA
- a CDS encoding non-ribosomal peptide synthetase, translating into MTAITDHDALSNICASYRLRGCVDTERLHRALDAVAARHPVLRSTYAADDDRAEIHDELRPTFAAHDLSELAVQAQRLRLEVLAQRDFRRPFELTSESPLRMTAIRLSSEEVALLVTAHHRAWDDGSWSPFFADLTQAYADPERVAAPVPVAARSGDHTEDDLNHWRAVLADLPEPLELPGPHGSAIPGHRRAQRVTQLLSAQTLERVETLARETGTTPYTVLLAAFAAVLHRYTHTTDLLIAAPVSHRDAESSIGNFARSVPIRAYPQPHQTFRELLTQTHQAAGGAFAHRHVDVEPLLDEIDPAHQAAARVSFGLLESDGGGFCPPGVSCSPGDLHGQSGRLPLSIKVAPADGRVEAEYLVEILDPPLAGQLLEHYAVLLDSALTDPDRQLRRLTLLSESEAEWMREVSAGEQVSIPPSTIAALVADRAAASPDNVAVVYEGRRYSYREINAEANRLAHWLIAQGVGSEDRVAVLLEKSPELVVTALGILKSGAVYLPVDPTYPPERLSYILDDAEAKLVLREPVTGLSEYPDTDPGPDQLIRPLRPDNTAYLIYTSGSTGLPKGVPVPHRPIAEYFVWFGGKYQVDETDRLLQVASPGFDVSIAEIFCPLVCGARLVIPRPDGLRDINYLTELLYREGITSMHFVPSLLGLFLSLPGVNQWRTLRRVPIGGEPLPGEIADKFHATFDALLYNFYGPTETVVNTTSYQVEGTQGTRIVPIGRPKLNTQVYLLDDALQPVPVGVIGEIYIGGTHLAHGYHRRPALTAERFVADPFTPGARLYRSGDLARRDADGAVEFVGRADEQVKIRGFRIELGEIAAAISVDPSVGQTVVIAADLPQLGKSLVSYLTPTDGDTTSVDVERIRARVAAALPDYMTPAAYVVIDEIPITTHGKIDRKALPQPEITSEAEFREPTTATERTVAGLFADLLGAGRVGLEDSFFDLGGHSLAATKLVAAIRAECGVAIGIRDIFESETVAQLAELIDRAEPDADSPARPALVKTAHEGRSPLSAAQLRSWFAYQIEGPSEVNNIPFVARLSGPCDVDALVAALSDVVARHEILRTTYGDVAGVPHQVINAPMEVPVRQAVGDSEAWLQEQLDAERRHGFELEHDWPIRAAVLHTGPDGQEHVVSLVVHHIAIDHWSGGVLFADLLTAYRARKAGREPSWAPLPVQYADYAAWQGELLADPDDESGIAGAQRKYWMRQLEGIPEDTGLRPDLPRPPVPSGAGDSVEFSIDTHTRARLGELCRELGVTEFMVLQAAVAVVLHKAGGGVDIPVGTPIASRTEAELDQLVGFFINILVLRNDLTGNPSLREVLGRVRDTALGAYGHQDLPFEQVVDAVNPARSLARNPLFQVVVHVRDHLPAAQVIEADASGDTVFTALEPPFDIAPADLSVNFFATEGRYQGKIVYRSELYRRGTIERLAGWLTQVVNLFTEDADRRLRDVPLLDDRERHRILTEWSRGPEPPTERPLTIAALLEPSRRWDDDRIALRCGSEKIDYPALHRRSDNFASLLGDLGVGPGSLVGLSTRRGIDMVVALVGIMKAGAGFFPLDPGYPTARKQLMLDDVAPRVVVATAEAADTLPECVGTTVVVLDDPGLQRALDRPLQHDIGLPAAHPDDPMYLVFTSGSTGTPKGVLGTHRSMTSRLNWQLWNYPLPGNDIRLAQASWTFLEGCMETLGGLAAGATTILANDAEHRDPEALAALVREHSVAQVTAVPSLVSTIVDAWPESLRPLHRLVCGAEPMTAALHQRLLANYGGGDGPELLNNFGATETSGALVRGPLTPPVPLLGTPMPDSQVYLLDEALKPVPVGVVGELYYAGAQLVRGYWKRPGLTASRFVPDPYSSKPGARFYRSGDRARWTDDGRLEFVGRADHQVKVRGFRVELGEVEAALRDVDGVAVAAVRTWDVDGTTTLAGYVAPREPTAGESDKAEFAAMVRGAAAAVLPAYMLPSSITVLDEMPKTESGKLNRPGLPRPAVSTSGHREPPRTDTERALADVFVGLLPITEIGRHDDFFALGGDSILSVQLAARARAAGLAVSPRMVFEHPTIQELAAALDSGQDGTGADADVRHEPMSASGLSDQDLAAVTAAWATDGGSR; encoded by the coding sequence GTGACTGCAATCACCGATCACGATGCTCTGTCGAACATCTGCGCGTCCTATCGTCTCAGGGGGTGTGTCGACACCGAGCGGTTGCATCGGGCGCTGGACGCTGTCGCCGCCCGACATCCGGTGTTGCGCAGTACGTATGCCGCCGACGACGATCGCGCTGAAATTCACGACGAGCTACGTCCCACCTTCGCCGCACACGATCTGTCCGAACTCGCCGTGCAGGCTCAGCGGCTACGGCTGGAAGTGTTGGCGCAGCGCGACTTTCGTCGCCCGTTCGAGCTGACCTCGGAATCGCCACTGCGGATGACCGCCATACGACTGAGCTCCGAGGAGGTGGCGCTCCTGGTCACCGCACACCACCGCGCCTGGGACGACGGCTCCTGGTCGCCGTTCTTCGCCGACCTGACTCAGGCCTATGCGGATCCGGAACGCGTCGCCGCTCCGGTGCCGGTCGCGGCGCGGTCCGGCGATCACACCGAGGACGACCTGAACCACTGGCGGGCGGTCCTGGCGGACCTGCCCGAACCGCTGGAACTTCCCGGACCCCACGGCTCGGCGATTCCGGGTCACAGGCGGGCACAGCGGGTAACGCAGCTGCTCTCCGCGCAAACCCTCGAGCGGGTGGAGACCTTGGCCCGGGAAACCGGTACCACCCCCTACACGGTGCTGCTGGCGGCCTTCGCGGCGGTGTTGCACCGCTACACCCACACCACCGATCTACTGATCGCCGCCCCGGTCAGCCACCGTGACGCCGAGAGCTCGATCGGCAACTTCGCCCGCTCGGTGCCGATCCGCGCGTATCCGCAACCGCACCAGACCTTCCGCGAGTTGTTGACCCAGACCCACCAGGCGGCGGGCGGCGCTTTCGCCCATCGGCACGTCGACGTGGAGCCGCTGCTCGACGAGATCGATCCCGCGCACCAGGCGGCGGCGCGGGTCAGCTTCGGGTTGCTCGAATCCGATGGCGGCGGGTTCTGCCCGCCCGGGGTGTCGTGCAGCCCGGGGGATTTGCACGGGCAGTCCGGACGCCTGCCGCTGAGCATCAAGGTAGCGCCGGCCGACGGCCGGGTGGAGGCGGAGTATCTGGTCGAGATCCTGGATCCGCCGCTGGCCGGCCAACTGCTGGAGCATTACGCGGTGCTGCTCGACAGCGCCCTGACGGACCCCGATCGGCAGCTGCGCCGGCTGACGCTGCTCAGCGAATCCGAAGCGGAGTGGATGCGCGAAGTCTCAGCCGGCGAGCAGGTTTCGATCCCACCGAGCACGATCGCCGCGCTGGTCGCCGACCGTGCCGCGGCGTCGCCCGACAACGTGGCCGTGGTTTACGAGGGTCGCCGGTACAGCTACCGCGAGATCAACGCTGAGGCGAACCGCCTGGCGCACTGGTTGATCGCCCAGGGTGTCGGCTCGGAGGATCGGGTCGCCGTGTTGCTCGAGAAGTCTCCTGAGCTCGTCGTCACCGCACTCGGCATCCTCAAGTCCGGAGCCGTCTATCTTCCCGTCGACCCGACCTATCCGCCCGAGCGCCTGTCGTACATCCTCGACGACGCCGAGGCCAAACTTGTTCTGCGCGAACCGGTCACCGGTCTGTCGGAGTACCCCGATACCGATCCCGGGCCTGATCAGCTGATCCGTCCCCTGCGCCCGGATAACACCGCCTACCTGATCTACACGTCCGGGTCGACCGGATTGCCCAAGGGCGTCCCCGTGCCGCATCGGCCGATTGCCGAGTATTTCGTCTGGTTCGGGGGCAAGTACCAGGTGGACGAGACGGACCGGCTACTGCAGGTGGCTTCGCCGGGATTCGACGTGTCCATCGCCGAGATCTTCTGTCCGCTGGTGTGCGGTGCGCGGCTGGTGATTCCGCGGCCCGACGGTCTACGCGACATCAACTATTTGACCGAACTGCTGTACCGCGAAGGCATCACCTCGATGCATTTCGTGCCGTCGCTGCTGGGGCTGTTCCTGTCGCTACCGGGTGTCAACCAGTGGCGGACGCTACGGCGGGTTCCGATCGGTGGCGAACCGCTGCCCGGCGAGATCGCCGACAAGTTTCATGCGACTTTCGACGCGCTGCTCTACAACTTCTACGGACCGACCGAAACCGTGGTCAACACCACCAGTTACCAGGTGGAGGGCACCCAGGGCACCCGGATCGTGCCGATCGGACGGCCCAAGCTCAACACGCAGGTCTACCTGCTCGACGACGCGCTGCAGCCGGTGCCGGTCGGAGTGATCGGCGAGATCTACATCGGTGGTACGCACCTGGCGCACGGCTATCATCGCCGGCCGGCGCTGACCGCGGAACGTTTCGTGGCAGATCCGTTCACGCCCGGCGCCCGGCTGTACCGTTCCGGCGACCTGGCTCGCCGAGATGCGGACGGGGCGGTCGAATTCGTGGGCCGCGCCGATGAGCAGGTGAAGATTCGCGGCTTCCGGATCGAGCTCGGAGAGATCGCCGCGGCGATCTCCGTCGACCCGAGCGTGGGTCAGACGGTCGTGATCGCCGCGGATCTGCCGCAGCTGGGCAAGAGCCTGGTGAGTTATCTGACGCCGACCGACGGCGACACGACATCGGTTGACGTGGAACGCATCCGGGCCCGGGTGGCCGCCGCACTGCCGGATTACATGACTCCCGCCGCCTATGTCGTCATCGACGAGATCCCGATTACCACGCACGGCAAGATCGACCGGAAGGCGTTGCCGCAACCGGAAATCACCTCCGAGGCCGAGTTTCGGGAGCCGACCACGGCCACCGAGCGCACGGTGGCAGGCCTGTTCGCTGATCTGCTGGGTGCCGGGCGGGTCGGTCTAGAGGACTCGTTCTTCGATCTGGGCGGACATTCACTGGCCGCCACCAAACTGGTCGCGGCGATCCGCGCCGAATGCGGCGTCGCCATCGGCATCCGCGACATTTTCGAGTCGGAGACGGTAGCCCAGCTGGCCGAGCTGATCGACCGAGCGGAACCGGATGCGGACAGCCCCGCACGGCCCGCATTGGTAAAGACGGCCCACGAGGGCCGGTCGCCGTTGTCGGCCGCGCAGCTGCGAAGTTGGTTTGCCTATCAGATCGAGGGACCCAGCGAGGTCAACAACATTCCGTTCGTCGCGCGACTGAGCGGACCGTGCGACGTCGACGCATTGGTGGCCGCACTCAGCGATGTCGTAGCGCGCCACGAAATCCTGCGTACCACCTACGGCGACGTCGCGGGTGTGCCGCACCAGGTCATCAATGCTCCGATGGAGGTGCCGGTGCGGCAGGCGGTCGGCGACAGCGAGGCGTGGCTGCAGGAGCAACTCGACGCCGAGCGCCGCCATGGTTTTGAGCTCGAACATGACTGGCCGATCCGTGCCGCGGTGCTGCACACCGGTCCGGACGGTCAGGAGCATGTGGTGTCGCTGGTGGTGCACCACATCGCCATTGATCACTGGTCGGGGGGCGTACTGTTCGCCGATCTGCTCACCGCGTATCGCGCGCGGAAGGCGGGTCGGGAGCCTTCATGGGCACCGCTGCCGGTTCAATACGCGGACTACGCAGCCTGGCAGGGCGAGCTACTGGCCGATCCGGACGACGAGTCGGGAATCGCCGGCGCTCAACGCAAATACTGGATGCGCCAACTGGAGGGGATCCCCGAAGACACCGGACTTCGACCCGACCTGCCGCGGCCGCCGGTACCCAGCGGCGCCGGCGACTCGGTCGAATTCAGCATCGACACCCACACCAGGGCCAGGCTCGGTGAGTTGTGCCGCGAACTGGGCGTGACCGAGTTCATGGTGCTGCAGGCCGCGGTCGCCGTGGTGCTGCACAAGGCCGGCGGCGGGGTGGACATACCGGTGGGGACCCCCATCGCATCCCGCACAGAAGCCGAGCTCGACCAACTGGTCGGCTTTTTCATCAACATCCTGGTTCTGCGCAACGACCTGACCGGCAACCCGTCACTGCGCGAAGTGCTCGGCCGAGTTCGCGATACCGCCCTGGGCGCCTATGGGCACCAGGATCTGCCGTTCGAGCAGGTGGTCGACGCCGTCAATCCGGCCCGATCGCTAGCGCGCAACCCGCTGTTTCAGGTTGTCGTCCACGTACGCGACCACCTGCCCGCCGCGCAGGTGATCGAAGCCGATGCGTCCGGCGACACGGTATTCACCGCGCTCGAGCCGCCCTTCGACATCGCGCCCGCCGATCTGAGCGTGAACTTCTTCGCCACCGAGGGGCGATATCAGGGCAAGATCGTCTACCGCAGCGAGCTGTATCGCCGCGGCACCATCGAGCGTCTGGCCGGCTGGCTGACGCAGGTCGTCAACCTCTTCACCGAGGACGCCGATCGGCGGTTGCGCGACGTTCCGCTGCTCGACGACCGCGAGCGGCACCGCATTCTCACCGAGTGGAGCCGTGGCCCCGAGCCGCCGACCGAGCGCCCGCTCACCATCGCCGCGCTGCTCGAGCCGAGCCGCCGCTGGGACGACGATCGCATCGCTCTGCGCTGTGGCTCCGAGAAGATCGATTACCCTGCGCTGCATCGCCGTTCGGACAACTTCGCCTCGTTGCTCGGCGACCTCGGCGTGGGGCCGGGATCGCTGGTGGGCCTGTCTACGCGACGCGGCATCGACATGGTGGTGGCGCTGGTCGGCATCATGAAGGCCGGCGCGGGGTTCTTCCCGCTGGATCCGGGTTACCCCACCGCACGCAAACAGTTGATGCTCGACGACGTCGCGCCACGGGTCGTCGTGGCGACCGCCGAGGCCGCCGACACCTTGCCGGAATGCGTCGGCACGACGGTGGTCGTGCTCGATGATCCCGGGCTGCAGCGGGCACTCGACCGCCCGCTGCAACACGACATCGGGTTGCCCGCGGCCCATCCCGACGATCCGATGTACTTGGTGTTCACCTCCGGATCGACGGGAACCCCGAAGGGCGTGCTCGGCACGCACCGGTCGATGACGAGCCGGCTGAACTGGCAGCTGTGGAATTATCCGTTGCCGGGCAACGACATTCGATTGGCGCAGGCATCCTGGACCTTCCTGGAAGGCTGCATGGAGACGTTGGGCGGCTTGGCCGCCGGCGCGACCACTATCCTCGCCAACGACGCCGAGCACCGCGACCCCGAGGCGCTGGCCGCGCTGGTGCGCGAACATTCGGTGGCACAGGTGACCGCCGTGCCGAGTCTGGTCTCGACGATCGTGGATGCCTGGCCGGAATCGCTGCGCCCCCTGCACCGGCTGGTGTGCGGCGCCGAGCCGATGACCGCTGCGCTGCACCAGCGGTTGTTGGCCAATTATGGCGGGGGCGACGGTCCGGAACTGCTGAACAACTTCGGCGCGACCGAAACGTCCGGCGCACTGGTCCGTGGACCGCTGACGCCCCCGGTGCCGCTGCTGGGCACCCCGATGCCCGACTCGCAGGTGTATCTGCTCGACGAGGCTCTGAAACCGGTGCCCGTTGGGGTGGTCGGCGAATTGTATTATGCCGGTGCGCAATTGGTGCGTGGATATTGGAAAAGGCCGGGTCTCACGGCGTCGCGGTTCGTGCCCGATCCGTACTCCTCCAAGCCGGGGGCACGGTTCTACCGCAGCGGTGACCGGGCTCGCTGGACCGACGACGGTCGCCTGGAATTCGTTGGCCGTGCCGACCATCAGGTGAAGGTCCGCGGCTTCCGGGTCGAGCTCGGCGAGGTCGAGGCCGCGCTGCGGGATGTGGACGGGGTGGCTGTTGCGGCGGTGCGCACCTGGGACGTCGACGGCACCACCACCCTGGCCGGTTACGTCGCACCCCGCGAACCGACCGCCGGCGAGTCCGACAAGGCGGAGTTCGCGGCCATGGTGCGCGGCGCAGCCGCCGCCGTGCTGCCCGCGTACATGCTGCCGTCGTCGATCACCGTGCTCGACGAGATGCCCAAGACGGAATCGGGCAAGCTCAACCGGCCCGGCCTGCCGAGGCCGGCAGTGAGTACCTCCGGCCACCGGGAGCCGCCCCGCACCGACACCGAGCGGGCGTTGGCCGACGTTTTCGTCGGTCTGCTGCCGATCACCGAAATCGGCCGGCATGACGACTTTTTCGCCCTCGGCGGAGACAGCATCCTGTCGGTGCAGCTGGCCGCCCGGGCACGTGCGGCCGGCCTTGCGGTCAGTCCACGGATGGTATTCGAGCACCCGACCATCCAGGAGCTTGCCGCGGCGCTGGATTCGGGTCAGGACGGCACCGGCGCGGACGCCGACGTCCGTCACGAGCCGATGAGCGCATCCGGGCTGTCAGACCAGGATCTCGCCGCGGTGACGGCGGCCTGGGCCACCGATGGCGGCAGCCGGTGA